The nucleotide sequence ACCAGAGCCTGGCCGGCACCGGCAACGGGCACCGCACGGTCCTCGATCCGCAGGTCACCGGGTGAATGCAGGACGGCTGCGAGCATGGCTGTCTCCAGAGTCGTGGGTCCGGGGTTGGTGAACTGCGCCGCGTGCAGGCGGCGGCACTGCCTCAGAGCGTGGCGGTCGAGGTGATGTGAACCTTGAGCTGGTTCGGGTCGTCCAGCACTGCTGTCACGGCGTCCTCGGCACGGGCGAGCGGGTAGGCGGCGGTCACCAGCGCAGACAGGTCGATCCCGCTTCGTGACAGAAAGCGCAACGTCTGGGGCCAGACACCGGGCGATCCGATGATGCCGCGGGCCTGAAGCTCCTTGGACTGCAAGAGCCCGAGCCGTGCGGGGGCCTGCGAGCCCACGTCGATGCCCACATAGACCAGCCGCGCCTGGAAGGCCGCGATCTCCAGGGCGGTCGCCATCGCCGTGGGACGCCCGCTGGCCTCGAACACCACCGAGGCCCCGCGGCCCTCGGTGAGATCCTCGATCTGCTGGACGAAGGTATCCGCGGTGGGGTCGACCGCGTGGTCGGCGCCGAGAGCGAGTGCCACTTCGGTACGCGCCTTGGCCGGGTCGGCCACGATCACCCGGGCACCTTTACGCGAGGCAGCGGCCACGATCCCGAGGCCGATGGGTCCCGAGCCGAGGACGACGACGGTGTCACTGGCGTCGAGGTTGTCCGCCCGAACTGTGGCGTAGTAGCCACAGCTGAACGGCTCGACCAGGGCGCCCTGGGTCCAGGACAGATTGTCGGGCAGGCGGTGCAGCCAGCTTTGCTTGGCGACGAAGAACTCCGCGGCCGCGCCACTGATGCTGAAGCCGAAGTGCTCGGTGCCGATCACGCATTCGCCGACGACTCGGTCACCGACACCGAGGCCGCTGACCGCCGAGCCGACCCGGACGACCTCGGCGGCCCACTCGTGTCCGGGGATGACGGGGAACTCGAACGGGATGATGTAGCGGCCGTGCAGGAGTTCGATGTCACTGTGGCAGATGCCGACGCTGCGGCTGGCCAGCAGCACCTCGTCCTCGCTGATTGCCGGAATGTCGAGCTCGGTGACCGCGGCGCGGTCGTCGCCGACGAACTGCAGTGCCTTCATGACGCTCCCGGGTCCTGGGGTGGCGCGCCGTACCTACCGCGTGGCGTCAGCGGGAGCGCGTGTTCAGAGATACTGAACGCATCGCGCGTCTCCTGTCAAGGATCTACCGACTCGAACCGTGGATTCTCAGACGTTGCCGTGCCGCACGCACCACACGCCGCGCGCGACCTTGCCGGTGCGGTTTGCGAGCAGGTGCGGGATGGCCGAGTCGAACCCGATCGCGTCGC is from Jatrophihabitans telluris and encodes:
- a CDS encoding zinc-dependent alcohol dehydrogenase, whose protein sequence is MKALQFVGDDRAAVTELDIPAISEDEVLLASRSVGICHSDIELLHGRYIIPFEFPVIPGHEWAAEVVRVGSAVSGLGVGDRVVGECVIGTEHFGFSISGAAAEFFVAKQSWLHRLPDNLSWTQGALVEPFSCGYYATVRADNLDASDTVVVLGSGPIGLGIVAAASRKGARVIVADPAKARTEVALALGADHAVDPTADTFVQQIEDLTEGRGASVVFEASGRPTAMATALEIAAFQARLVYVGIDVGSQAPARLGLLQSKELQARGIIGSPGVWPQTLRFLSRSGIDLSALVTAAYPLARAEDAVTAVLDDPNQLKVHITSTATL